In Helicoverpa zea isolate HzStark_Cry1AcR chromosome 3, ilHelZeax1.1, whole genome shotgun sequence, the sequence TGAAGCCTTTTTTGTTGAGAAGGTTGAATAATGGTTAATATTATATGATTTCATAAGCTTCTGAaatttgttattataaaattctgCTCCATTATCCGTTTGCAGATTTTTAGGAACACGCCCTTTATCCAACAAAGTTTTGAAAGAGTTACACACATCTTCTTTGGTTTTACTTCTCATAGGAAAGGCCCAAGCATATTTGGAAAATGTATCAATAACGGCAAGAATAtatctgtaatttttattttcttttgaaattgaTTGCATATCAATTAAGTCTGCTTGCCACAAGTCATCTATATCTTTCATGATAACATGTCTTCGTGGATAGTTGACCCTCgcatttttatgaatttcgTTTACCACGTCAGCTTTGCTCATGTTTGCAGTTCAGTATACTTGTCTTGAAATCAGCTATCGTACTGAATAAAACGCTTATTATTATGactatttattctttaattataTCAGCTTCTTTTAATTCTTCGATTATTGATAAAATTTCATTATCATGGTTTGTATTACCGGCATCTCGGGAAGCAATTAATAGTTTCAATCTGTCAACCAGTTCGTTAGGATCATCCCAATATACCAAGTCAGTGTTATTTCTGTATTTCTTTAGCGTTGGTAAGCTTCCTCCAAATTTTgtgacaatattattatttaacgacTCAGAAAACAATGGTTTAATTATGTCTCGATATTTTATACCTTTATCGCCTCTAATTTGTCCATTAGGATTGAAATCTCTCTTATGTGCATTTGTATAATGCAACATATCTTTGTAGACCAATTTATCTTTGCTCGATATCAGTTTCAAATCAGGTTTTCTTCGAAGTAAAAGTTCTTTTAAACCAGcggttaaactgtaggttttatcaccaactttaattaaaataacattatcatCATTCACACTATCTATTTTAGAAAATGAAACTATTGAATTGCCCattaataattttttgttttcacttctTATTCCAAATGGTATATTTACCCCTTCATAAATATCATGGATATCATGACCCTCTAATGATATTTCTAAATCTTCCAGTGATTCCGTTTGGGGAGACTTTTTAACGAACTGCACAGAATTCAGTTCTGGAGTGTAGCATtcttcaaactttgtagatgaGCTAGTATTAATATCACTCAATTCCACATCTTCAAAATTAGAGTGTGTATTTtctaaattttgtattttttctattgttttattcgaATCAACTAGGGTTTTAAGGGGATCTGTGACAGGTTTTAACATTTTATCAAGTGCTAAGTTTATAGAGTGTTCCtggtttttcatttgttttattttattctttatggAGTCTACAGATTTCattaattctattttaatatttttctccatATTGTAACTATAATAGGTAACAACTGTGTTCGGCTAAAGAACAAATTATACTGAGTTTGATTGTACATGTTAATTACTTATATGGACATATAAAAAAGTCAGtcaaatttaaaaaacatatcaaaattctgtctgtatctTCCATTATTTAATGACGattctttattaataagtaGAAAATTATAAGGTTTACTCCAAACagtttgacaaatatttttgaactctTTCCATTGTAAATCAGAACTAACATGCTcttcataaatatgttttaaatttacATCATCTTGTTTgaatataataagaaaattaacGTTGTCACGTAACAATTGCTTTGGAATTTTAGAATAGGTTTGAGACAAATAGAAACAATCTATTTGTTTATGTCTACCCATACAGAAATAATTGcggatatttatttgattttcacaAGCAACATCATcgaaaataaatacagaattTGTTAAAGCTTCACTCGGAGAAATAACATCTTTATCATCATTGAATTCGTAGAAATTAACCTGTGGTACTCTTTTCAACACTTCAGTCAAGAAACGGTATTTAGGTTGAAAAGAAGTTTTCGAGTAAAGATACAGATTTCTGAATTTGAGCCCATTTTCATGCAGCAGTAAACTAATCATAACATTCGTTTTACCACAGTTCGACGGACCACATATTATACAGCGAATGGTATTCGGCAATAAAGTGCTATGCCTGATGTAGTAGGCAGATTCACTTAatcttatattattaatatttagggATATGGGTTGCTTGATCAACTTCATCTCGCCGATTAAATCAAATACTGTTTAGCATTcacatatacaagctgttgatttgcatccgtgccatagtcaaggacgtaaatatgctaatgattctcgacccaaatcaacgaaaaaatgggtaggtaattttttcatgtttttttcttatttacgtatatccgtcagtgtaacccagccgtactttaattcggcgcgtgtgttactagccttactaccgcgctgcgcactcacacaaacgcaaacgatacatgcacaaagcatacgcaacgatcgttcaataaaaatcgtagatcatccagcctacccaaattcacccaatcacagtgcgagtactcccacacactcgcctcgccgctccccgcgtgcccttgaagccggaacaaacaagcgccgacggcaagcagtgtgtttgatgtcgccgccgctgctgcgtacgtgcgctttgaattccgcgacgtgtaggtacaaagtgcgagatgacggaaaactacacgaacacgagttggtggcgatggtccgcctgtatgcgatcagtgacaacagtgtactaacagccatccatcctccgagccttttcccaatcatgttggggtcggcttccagtctaaccggattcagctgagtaccagtgctttacaagaagcgactgcctatctgacctcctcaacccagttacccgggcaacccgataccccttggttagactggtgtcagacttactggcttctgactacccgttacgactgccaaggatgtgcaatgacagccgtacatacctacctatgttccgggaaatgtttaccgaccgggaaccctcatcacggagggtcatgctggtcatgtgacagacttatgtgctaggaccgttaacttagtgctttcgacacattaaaaacgaatgtgatagtgttatgttagctgaaggacaaccagctacttcgtcgtgctcgattgtgccaagagtgtgaaggtgacagctttgaacagtacctccgggtaactaaactaggtaatttatttatttgtacattttgtaaatacgtagtcagcttaatcaattttattagtgtaaataagttgatttcttaaccacgccaataatacctacgagccgaaagaatcacctcgtgcctacacttaactaacacatctttcaccaatttaatcgaaaagtaaaaacaaaattactacgaaatctttacgctgaatgttaaagcaaaccgaaaatgttatcaatcagctgttaacaggtcagtgaactttcctttagcgcactagtattacgtcattaataagatttccgtgttccaaggtcctaagaccgttaagaaggaagcaaaatttctaattattaaccaatttaattcaaaaataaaaactaaatcactgcgaaaactttatgctgaaagataaagcaaaacgaacattttatcaatcagctgttaacatgttagtgaactttctttcgcgcactagtattgcttattactgtagttaataagatatctgtgttaaaatgctcaaaaattagtaagcaaagtaaaacgaagttaatgacaataatgaaggtgattttcgaaactttaggtaaaatgattgctatcgcgtatcactcggtctcgctcgctcgcgcgctcgcgctgtcatgtcgtagataagacactcacacatcgacactcacgcacacacgtagacattagttttctctgtctacgcacacatagctgccatcacgcacacactgtggccgcggggcaattctgttatgatttgtgtttaaccgtgggctaaattctgaaataccatgaaattacaacatcaaaaaaagcagcgcatattagctttttcccacctaccgtaattcaaatcgattatttacgtatttaattttaacctccttgactatggcacggatgcagatcaacagcttgtatacataatatgatttaaaaatataaataaaatcaagtatgcCACCTGTGCAAGAATGATGTTATTCTAATCACAGattaatatattctttttttaattttatttttttaaggaaacataaataaaaacaggtTTATAGgttaaaagtcatttatttaagtataataaaaCATGTTATATATCAAATGTACACTTATATCTATGATTAAACTATAACTATATTTATGTAATCCATTTACAATatagtaaacaaaatataaggttgtttattataataagtatattttttttcattcttagtTATTAAAGTACATTTAAATGTagattaattacattaaaatgtagtgcagttatacatattataacataaTCATAAATCTATTTGATAGATTGGTAGTGCCCCCAAGGTAAAGTATATATTTGGTTTGGTAAAATTTGTCTTTTATCATCATTTCTATTTAATGCTACTTTATTAATTTCTTGTGTATACAGAACATGTTTCATCGATTTTATAATcatcattttatgtttatatgtcTTGTCATTCAATAAGGCTGTCTTGTAGTTAGTTGATGATAATTTTCTTGTCACATGTTTCGTAATGCCTTTTGCTTTCTTTATATGTGTTTTAACACTACTTATACAATATAATTTAGCTCTAAGACCAACAAATTCAGAAATTACATCACCTCCTAATTCGTCTTTAAATAAACCAGGAACCTTTGCATTCCTTTTAAAAATTCCATAAGGGTTATCTTCAGAAAAATTGCTAGTATcaaattgtgaaatattttgagtAATATCAGCATAAAAATCATTAgtatgtatataataaagtagacTATCGGTATCTGTGTAGCAAAGCATTGTttgatttttatacttatttttaataaaatcatagtGAAACTGATATAAATGTTGTTTCGCATATTCTAAAACAGTAAAACCAATATATATTGGCCTATCTAAGGTTACTTTTTCTTGATTCAATTGAATGactacaaaattttcatttaatatatAGATGCTTTTTAAATTTGGTTTAGAAATTAACTTTTCAGCACCTACATTTTTATTCGTTAAATTTTTCGTGTCTGCCCATTGGGATATTAACCTCACGTCTTTTTGTTTTCGtctattttcaattgttttaccaaaaatagcattattaagtaatttaaaaaagtctttTTCGAATGCTGAATTACATGTTTGACGTAACTGAGTATTCAAATCAAtgtattttttcagaaaacagTCTTGTCGAAAAGCTAATATACGATGGATCTTTTTTAAAATCAATCCATGTTTTAGGCattgttttaagtttgtatagtGAATAACATATTTGGTTTTATCATATAAATTTGCTACTAGTTTATAAGTTTTTCCGCCTGGAGGTATTATTTTTTCGGGTGCAAAAGGTAAATCACTGTGAGAATCGTGCAAGTGCTGTGGATAACATAAATCtacttctaaaatataaccATAATCTGCATCATCTGCAACGTTGAACAGATCAAATTTTGATATTTCATTttcgtttaataaataaaagtttgatATCGGCATCTTTTTGGTCATGGCATGCCCGTACAAATTATTAGCATCGAGATATATCAAAAAAGAAGAAGGTTCAGTTACGTCATAATCTGGTAGGTATTTGTTATTATGggtgatttacattgagtcagtaactgacgtcagtccactgacaagtcagtgctgacccggcactgccatcgtgtaaattgatttgaagtcagtacagtactactgacgaaacactgacactacactgacttcgtgtaaatagcacgcgtcagttttcggcgcctacactgacgtcagttactgactcaatgtaaatcagcctttagATTTAGCATATCGAAGTGAACATTGAGCCAAACCGCCACGTATTCCATTTTCTAATAATTCATATATTTCCAAATCAGAAATCAAATCTAATTGAACTCCTGTGTATAAAAGCATAGCATCCCAACTTAAACCAGGTGAAGATACATAATGAGCTGGGTCtaatttgtaatatttcaaGCACATTTGTCtaaatttttcaaatatatCACAAAGTAATAATACATCACTCTTTAAATATAAGTCATTATATCTACCAAGAGAATCAATCTTAAAAGCATCCCAAATTTTTTGTGCACGTTGGTATTCAGCATCTGTTATATGCTCCGAtgttaaactattaaaaaatgtatatttaggTGGAAGCTCCTTCACATCATATTTAGCCCACGAATCAATGTACTCGTAAGGAAAGACACCCTTTTCTCTCAGTAAAACGAATTGATCATAATCTCTGAATTCGCTGGCAAGAtgtatattttcttcttttgttaAAGATTTTGATAATGTATCTAAACTACAACTTaaaaattgaaatgaatctataaattttatttgtatgtggCGAGacaatttttcataataaatgtttttcgttatcgacatatatttttctttcgaTTTAGGTATTACCTTGATGTCACCCTCATAGTTAGttaattcttttataaaaatatgactaTCATATCCCGATAAATTGTGAAACACTACTGGAATGAATGGACATACTTTGTAAGTTAAATTACAATGAGTATGCGCTGCGCCGCGATACTCACCAGTAATATGATCGTGATCAAGAACTTTATCTCCCAATAAAGGCTGTTCGCAGATATGACATATATTGGCCATATCATAGTTGTTTCTTTGGTTTTCAGATAATAAAGACAAAGACTTTTTAATTGATAATATCCTACAGATTCGTTTCACATCtctaattaagttttttataaatatttcaatacagtCTGGACCCCTATGCCAAACATATTTATTCAAGCTGGAATCATGAGAACAGCAAACATAATAGCCAAAAGATGACGGTTGATGCAATTTTATGTTAGTTGTATTATTATCACTTGATTTCGTATCACAATCTAACAATATGCTTTCAAAATCTGCGtatactataaaattaatttttaattttctttcatagTGCTTAAACTTTAATTTACTATTTTCACCTGGTAATATTGCTAAAATTTCAGAACATTTATGCGAATTATATCGAGTCTTACTTGAAAAAAACTGTAAACATGAATCACAAAACTCTAGTTTTCCATTATGTTTAGTGATTTGACGTCTTACTAATCGTGGGAGATCTTTAATAAGACAGTAATGAcccttttcttctttttctatgtataataaattTATATGATTAACTTTCTTTAAACTACTCAAATATAGAGGCCCAGtaacattacattttttatccAGACCATAAACATTGATACTTATATCAGGATTTTGTTTCTCTAAAAGTTTCAAATCATTAATAGTGGGCGGAAATGCGATCCCTTCAATATTGAGAACTTCTGAAAAATGAGGATAGGATGCAGTTCTACAGACGTTACTTCTAGCAGGATACAGCGAAGCTACAATGCTCCATAACAAACAGTATTTAtcattgtttttaatgtttatgcaacttttagtattttttataactgaAGGTAATTCTAAATAACTACCTCCTCTCATaggtgaatatttatttatattaatttctaaatgatttactttaaaaaatgacCAACCGGACTCGCAGTGTTCAAATGCAATCATTTTttctaccaaaatatttattattttaataattatacagTTTATATCTGTACTACTGCATACAATTTCAAATTTGGTATTAAATGATTTAAGCTGTTGTTCATCTGACTTGGGTAAAATGAAATAAGCAAATAGCTCAAAATTTACTTTGATACACTTATGTTTTGCTAACGACAGTTCAATaattctatttatatcattCTTATAATAGCACAGGAACGCCTCTGGTGTGAGGTGCTCGTCTTCCTGTACTGGACTTAGTCTGTATGTAACTATTCTATTCTTAAATGCAGtggcaattattttaatactttcaaATTCAGTACTCAATAGACAGTTCGACTTATGTAAATTAGATCTGGTATGATTcttgaatttttgttttaatattcttaAATTGCATTTCtcacataacataaaattaattttatcggGTTCATCCTCATGACGTAGGGTAACTGTGAACAATTAAAAGTTAGaggtataagaatattttattatttatattattaacaagaaggataatatattattatgtatgattATAGGTAGATgtttatacaataatatttatctaaatGTAATGGGTTCAAAAGAAACCTTAAACTATATCTCTTATATCTAACGaatacatagttttattttataaatcataaaaCTGGTTATATAGTATAATAGTTATATAATGTGCGTAGTTTTAAGCAAAGTTACACTACACAgctatttattgaattaattataaGAATTAATAATCATAGAGGGgcagtttttaaattctttacgAATGGCACTCAAATAAGCAGATAAGTGACGCCAACTTTCGGTATCAATATCTGATCTATTCTTTACGGTAACAATCGCGTGACGCCACCTATTCATAGGCGACACATTTTCTATTTCATcacatttgtatatttttaactcAATGAAATGTGTCCCCGGTTTTAATGCATTAGCTTGGCGCGAATATCCATTCGTAACGCGTCTCATTACATAAGAAGTTAAAGGGGGTACTTTTTTACCAATTTCGTTATCAAGAGATGTAGAGTGATCATCTTCACTATCAGAGCCAAAGAGAGCCGCCGCGGTGCTCCTGTTCTCGGTCTTAGCCCGCTTAGTGTCCCGGTCGGAGCGAGCGCtggcgccgccgccggcgccgGTGCGTACGCCACTGCTCGACGGCTCTGAGCGATAAGATCTCTTCTTCGTGCTCTTTTTTTCGAGCGGTTTTTTTTCCGGCTCTTCAGCGGATGACGCCTCGTCCGTTGGGTAAATGTCATCTACAAGTTTCGACctgtaaagaaaaaatacatgatAATGTATTCGACAACTGTATATAGATGTAATAAATACCTTTATgatatacttcggccgttcagagaatgcgttcctgacacctatcagttagtcacgactagtgatgggcacaacataacactgagttcgttaccgttccttcaaaatgaaccgccgcattattttaagattattttcgttttaaattggcggaatcatttgttttatattttagttatttaagtggaaaccaaaaaaaggtaatattcatataataaaattgttttatttattctttgttacaagtacattgaattgaatgtgcgaacagaatattaatcagactccgatttgcttgaggaggtggtgtcttcatcatcatcttcgcctacatgtataattatattattatcaataacagaatcaatcctgatatctcggtctaacaaaagccgggtaatcaaataaaaacagatcgaaaacacttgaaaaacgtggtctatgcgcacgaaacgacaacggacgactgttttagcgtcacaaaatggcggcccataacgccatttggggttaccatttttaatctaagtataaaaatgcggtttggtcatagttttatttttatatttcataaacgttataattaagtcttatagtccattattttccaattcttaaaaagaaaatcaaaacgtattattttatattataactgtataagaacagattacgatacttgcctgttatttttagcacagcactacaaaatataaaccgctgacataaccttgtaatagcgcagtatagatttagaaaaatattgtttaccaagttatttgacactcagtttggcacaaaattataacattcattgattattgatataataatgttgttttaatgctcctcaattgttaaaacggtaaacaaccagcaaaaatatttttatcgtaactgcaacgccattgcaaagttacgtcgtcagttcaatcgcgacgtgtcaggaacgcattctctgaatggccgaactatagtagaacCTATTCAAATATAGATTTtatctaaaacattttttttaattttaagttgatAGAAGTTATCGATCTATGTTTAACATTACAAAAACTACgacaattgatttataaaataaaattataaatattattaataatgtatAATTAAGAATCAAACGAACTCACCTTGTGAAGTTTGATGTCTAATTATACGAGTGTCTTGACCGAAGATGATTACAGTTTACATGCAGCAGTACGCGAGTTGATGCTGTCCTAATCACACTTTTATAGCTTATTTAAATATGCTTTTAGACctgtcaaaaaaataaaagtatttttatgacTAATTTTTTCCCACCACTATGCACTCCGCCATGACACTATCGACCTGTAACGTCATTATTTAGAGCAGAATTTTTTCGATAGTTCTTGGGTAACATATAAGGGCGGGTGGGAGTGTAATCATCTTCGGTCAAGACACTCGTATAATTAGACATCAAACTTCACAAGGTGAGTTCGTTTGATTCTTAATTATACTTCGTATCTCTCCCGAAGATGATTACAGTTTACATGCAGATGTTTAGAGCAtcgaaaaaattaaacattgaaGCGATCAATCAGCCTTATATTTCAAAAGTTTACAAATCAAATGCTTATATTACAATCATTCAAAAATTGCATTTACAAATTCAGTTTCTGTTGAAGTTGATAcatctttattataatattttagaaatacatGAGAGGATTCAGACCAGCCTGCGGCTTTACGGATAACTTCTAAATTAACACCCTTTCGGTGAGCAGCGGACGTGGACGCGTGTCGCGTGCTATGAGCACCATACAATTTTGTGTCTATGCCACTCTGTTCTAAGATAAGCTTAACCCAGTGCGATAACGTTTGCGAACACACTCTTTTATGTGGTTTTTGAtaactaataaaaatgtattcttcTTGAAGACGTAGAAATGAAGTTTTATCTATATAATGCTTAAGGGTTACAGCTGGACAAACTTTAGGATTCTCCTTTATGTATGGTAACACAATCAGTGGTTGGTGGATACCAGGCCTAgaggttttaattaaatcatcaatttttatgattattttctcTGAGTCAaatgtaatgtttttaattttaattagactAAGTGTTTGCATTCTTTGAGCAGACGCTAAGGCAAGCAGAGTTATAGTTTTTAGTGatagattttttaatgttagtGAATCGTTaggaaaataatttgataagtaATCTAATACCAATTTTGGGTCCCAAGTGGCATTATATTTTGATAGAGGTGGTTTTAACCGGTAAACACCCTTGAAAAACCTTTTAGTATTATCATTACATGTCACGTCCTGACCTAATAGTATAGACAACGCTGAACGATGGCTGTTCAGTGTGCTGTAGCTAGCacctaaattaaatttttcggTCAGATATTGAAGTAATATTGTACTATTGGAATCACAGAAATCTAGTTTATTATCTTTGCAAtaaagccaccacgact encodes:
- the LOC124645975 gene encoding uncharacterized protein LOC124645975, with translation MLCEKCNLRILKQKFKNHTRSNLHKSNCLLSTEFESIKIIATAFKNRIVTYRLSPVQEDEHLTPEAFLCYYKNDINRIIELSLAKHKCIKVNFELFAYFILPKSDEQQLKSFNTKFEIVCSSTDINCIIIKIINILVEKMIAFEHCESGWSFFKVNHLEININKYSPMRGGSYLELPSVIKNTKSCINIKNNDKYCLLWSIVASLYPARSNVCRTASYPHFSEVLNIEGIAFPPTINDLKLLEKQNPDISINVYGLDKKCNVTGPLYLSSLKKVNHINLLYIEKEEKGHYCLIKDLPRLVRRQITKHNGKLEFCDSCLQFFSSKTRYNSHKCSEILAILPGENSKLKFKHYERKLKINFIVYADFESILLDCDTKSSDNNTTNIKLHQPSSFGYYVCCSHDSSLNKYVWHRGPDCIEIFIKNLIRDVKRICRILSIKKSLSLLSENQRNNYDMANICHICEQPLLGDKVLDHDHITGEYRGAAHTHCNLTYKVCPFIPVVFHNLSGYDSHIFIKELTNYEGDIKVIPKSKEKYMSITKNIYYEKLSRHIQIKFIDSFQFLSCSLDTLSKSLTKEENIHLASEFRDYDQFVLLREKGVFPYEYIDSWAKYDVKELPPKYTFFNSLTSEHITDAEYQRAQKIWDAFKIDSLGRYNDLYLKSDVLLLCDIFEKFRQMCLKYYKLDPAHYVSSPGLSWDAMLLYTGVQLDLISDLEIYELLENGIRGGLAQCSLRYAKSKG